A window of the Trichoderma asperellum chromosome 6, complete sequence genome harbors these coding sequences:
- a CDS encoding putative NRPS-like protein biosynthetic cluster (SMCOG1002:AMP-dependent synthetase and ligase~antiSMASH:Cluster_6.5) — MTSQSTAIQPFSTPSTQKLSILHGPSDPPLVDLTLGELLELQTYQYGTKECLVIPWTGARWTYYDLNQQSSALAQSLLGMGIGVGDRVGIMAGNCEQYAAVFFAVAKIGAILVILNNTYTATEAKYGLNFSDCKVFFTTKTIGRTDNTRLLQDLHNEASPIKVVILRGERGNYTTYDELVKAGSRKNHDRLHRVMSKVLPHQVVNLQFTSGTTGLPKAAMLTHHNLVNNSRFIGDRMRLTHEDVLCCPPPLFHCFGLVLGLLAIITHGGKIVYAAEVFDIPSTLKAISDEECTAIHGVPAMFDSLFQAELPPNFKCDKLRTGIIAGAPVPRYLMELLVNRFGMTEFTSSYGLTEASPTCFNAFTDDAMTRRLTTVGTLMPHAQAKLVDRDGNIVPIGERGELCIAGYQLQAGYWNNSEKTNETMVRDAAGVLWLHTGDEAVFDEDGYCSITGRFKDIIIRGGENIYPLEIEERLMGHPSISRAIVVGLKNKHYGEVVGTFLELGDGHGKPTDQEIRDWVRKTLGNHKAPTHIFWLGHDGVPADVPLTGSGKIRKFEMAKLGDEILSKMAKTSKL, encoded by the exons ATGACTTCACAATCAACGGCTATTCAGCCATTCTCTACACCATCCACCCAGAAGCTCTCTATTCTCCATGGCCCCTCTGATCCTCCTCTCGTCGATCTGACACTTGgtgagcttcttgagcttcaAACGTACCAATACGGCACCAAAGAATGTCTCGTTATTCCATGGACCGGCGCGCGATGGACATATTATGATCTCAACCAGCAAAGCTCGGCATTGGCCCAGTCCCTGTTGGGTATGGGCATTGGAGTCGGCGACCGCGTTGGCATCATGGCTGGCAACTGTGAGCAATATGCCGCAGTATTCTTTGCCGTCGCCAAGATTGGcgccatcctcgtcatcttgaATAACACTTACACGGCAACCGAGGCCAAGTACGGCCTCAACTTTTCAGATTGCAAGGTGTTTTTTACCACAAAGACAATTGGCCGTACAGACAACACTCGGCTGCTGCAGGACCTGCACAATGAGGCTTCTCCGATCAAAGTCGTCATCTTACGGGGGGAGCGCGGCAATTACACGACATATGATGAGCTCGTGAAGGCAGGCTCTCGAAAAAACCATGATAGGCTACATCGAGTCATGAGCAAAGTGCTACCTCACCAGGTTGTCAATCTGCAGTTTACGAGCGGCACGACGGGTTTGCCAAAGGCGGCAATGCTCACTCACCA TAATTTGGTTAACAATTCTCGGTTCATCGGCGATCGAATGCGTCTAACCCATGAAGACGTCCTTTGCTGTCCGCCACCGCTTTTCCACTGTTTCGGTCTTGTCCTTGGACTTTTGGCGATTATCACCCACGGTGGAAAGATTGTCTATGCAGCTGAGGTCTTTGACATTCCTTCTACACTAAAAGCCATCTCAGACGAAGAATGCACCGCTATCCACGGCGTACCAGCCATGTTCGATTCCCTGTTCCAAGCTGAGCTTCCACCCAATTTCAAATGCGACAAGCTCCGCACGGGCATCATTGCCGGCGCACCGGTTCCACGATATCTCATGGAACTTCTGGTAAATCGCTTTGGCATGACCGAATTCACTAGCAGCTATGGCCTTACAGAGGCTTCCCCAACGTGTTTCAATGCCTTCACCGACGACGCAATGACAAGGAGATTGACCACTGTGGGCACTCTTATGCCTCATGCGCAGGCCAAGCTTGTTGACCGTGATGGCAATATTGTTCCCAttggagagaggggagagcTTTGCATTGCTGGCTACCAATTGCAAGCCGGATACTGGAATAACTCGGAAAAAACCAACGAGACTATGGTGCGAGACGCTGCGGGTGTCCTGTGGCTGCACACAGGCGACGAGGCCGTCTTTGACGAAGATGGATACTGCTCGATCACAGGCAGATTCAAGGACATTATTATCAGGGGTGGTGAGAACATTTATCCtttggagattgaagagcgTCTCATGGGCCacccctccatctcgcgTGCAATCGTCGTCGGGCTCAAGAACAAGCACTACGGAGAAGTCGTCGGAACATTCCTCGAGCTAGGCGATGGCCATGGCAAGCCTACAGACCAAGAAATTAGAGATTGGGTCCGCAAAACGCTGGGAAATCATAAGGCTCCGACGCATATATTCTGGCTGGGTCACGATGGTGTGCCTGCGGATGTGCCTCTGACAGGAAGTGGGAAAATCCGGAAGTTTGAGATGGCGAAGTTGGGTGACGAGATTTTGAGCAAAATGGCTAAAACATCTAAGCTTTAG
- a CDS encoding NRPS (SMCOG1002:AMP-dependent synthetase and ligase~antiSMASH:Cluster_6.5) codes for MAIDGDGIGDTNSMNFPPSLATEAISSIEEARRVAPKHQSEVASNQNGIISATDLEQLWTWNQHVPSLIQSCMHDIISEQARQQPHKIAIESWDGSLTYQQLEHLSSQLARQILQRNLKASSRIPLCFEKSMWTVVAVLAVMKAGATFSLTDPSQPVARLQTIVEQTGADLVITSVAQSELGKEISREGGQVLAISRDYFDSIKGSQPNTVLPQVPAETPMYVIFTSGSTGKPKGVVITHANYTSGAIPRAEAVGYKSTSRCFDFPSYAFDVSIDCMLCTLATGGQICVPSEEARMNDLSGAIRQSKANMVHMTPSVARVLDADIIPSLDVLGLGGEAVSASDAAAWSKYTSLIIAYGPSECTVGCTINNTVTISTGIGKGVGGVTWIVDPDDHNILMPVGAVGELIIEGPVVGAGYLDELEKTAQVFIEDPTWLKSGYKAFPGRPGRLYKTGDLVRYESNGSGSIEFVGRKDQQVKLRGQRVELAEVEHHLRASLPNGIKVAAEVIKPENGGAPSLVAFLSESATVGTSGVDPVIVDPSPELKTVLTTVSTVMGSRVPRYMIPAAFVTLQHMPSLVSGKTDRKKLREIGASIPREIFSRMQATEAQEEEEAETEMEKKLQQAWLEVLGSDAKIFRQSNFFALGGDSLRAMRLVVAARTNGIALTVANIFTNPTLSHMASKATQISESSVEDISPFSLLEKDWDMENAKNEISALCGVEASILEDAYPCTPLQEALMALSAKVKEAYVAQRVVELQDTATAEKLITAFDIAQHDSPILRTRIVQVPGRGLIQAIIRGGLNVFSGNNLDEYLVNDRNDAMELGKPLVRYAIINDGKSGKVNFVLTIHHALYDGWSMPLVVDRVNKAYENQTVSRPAGFKHFIKYLANLEMDKSANFWREQLHGANPSQFPPLPWQGYQPQSDSLLEQYVPLQEKNASNATTATIIRAAWALVASQYIGNTDVVFGETLTGRNAPVVGSEEIEGPMITTVPVRVQVDRDIPVSDYLQTIQEQMVDQIPHEHFGLQHIRKLSPDAFDACELRTGLVLHPSAESEEDPTQFSHLPASCLVPAGDAEAAQEALKFNTYALMLVCSIDPRGFLVMASFDSKTVSVTVMQRVLDQFQQIAQSLCRESSVSVGSLRPPLTDDDIGQLQNVIFDADFSDATKEYPGVQAAYIVDFNDSNQLVPVSAMGELVIQCSEDPSNLMEVSPPAWLEAVFGSKVSEQGKLYKTGQLARYDSTRKPARIKLVDTTGERNAAAPPAGVIKSRISASSSRQRKLRSLWARVLRMSEDDIGLNDGFFILGGDSIAAMKLVSEARLEGVKLTVAQIFQKRTLYEMANAMEEIERPASSTDTTTVEGAELEPFSLLSLRGEDQKQRFINDTIAPQLSDPAWRISNVLPTRPLQQIAVKGTTQLPRFSARYELMYFDKAIDRAKMEESCRQLVARNEILRTVFAEYQSDGYAVVLEELVPHFAEYAIDSDDVETFAKQLCQLDALTRIPLGSSFVKWFLVESSSQSCLIFRLSHAQYDEICLPIMLQQLSSLYEDKPVQETVPFSAYVHSVLRQNLPASIPYWTDLLSGSSLTVLKPEIPIQRRNHFAIQQTVDISSRLRDITVASLPTAAWALCLARRLSLRDVTFGEVVSGRNIDFPYGAANAVTGPCWQYIPVRVRFPPGCTALEVLSGVQHQHIASSAHEGISLAEIATVCGTDWLSTGGCRASDLWFDSVVHQDVEHVEELAFAAAGSGRLETVYPHEEPLREWKIQAFVHDNSNKLTLEIVTYESWGGYARGLLDDLVTAVGVLLKDPHAKLFGNECE; via the coding sequence ATGGCTATCGATGGAGATGGCATTGGTGACACCAATTCGATGAACTTTCCTCCTAGTCTCGCCACGGAGGCGATTTCAAGCATCGAAGAGGCAAGGAGAGTAGCTCCTAAGCACCAAAGTGAAGTGGCATCGAATCAGAATGGCATCATCAGCGCTACAGACCTCGAACAGCTATGGACTTGGAATCAGCATGTGCCCTCCCTTATACAAAGCTGCATGCATGATATCATATCTGAACAAGCTCGCCAGCAACCACACAAGATTGCGATTGAATCATGGGATGGGTCCTTGACATATCAACAATTAGAACACCTTTCATCACAACTCGCCAGACAGATTCTACaaagaaatttaaaagctagcAGCCGGATCCCCCTATGCTTCGAAAAATCCATGTGGACCGTGGTCGCGGTACTAGCTGTCATGAAAGCAGGTGCGACATTCTCTCTAACAGACCCAAGTCAGCCAGTAGCACGGCTGCAAACAATTGTCGAGCAGACAGGAGCAGACCTCGTTATCACTTCGGTAGCTCAGAGCGAGCTTGGCAAAGAGATATCCAGAGAAGGAGGCCAAGTGCTCGCAATATCTCGAGATTATTTTGATAGCATCAAAGGATCACAACCAAATACAGTCCTGCCACAAGTGCCCGCAGAAACGCCAATGTACGTCATCTTTACATCTGGAAGTACAGGCAAGCCAAAGGGGGTTGTTATTACCCATGCCAATTATACCAGCGGTGCGATTCCTCGAGCAGAAGCCGTTGGCTACAAATCAACCTCTAGATGCTTCGATTTCCCGTCTTATGCTTTTGACGTGAGCATCGACTGCATGCTGTGCACATTAGCAACTGGTGGCCAGATATGCGTACCTTCTGAGGAAGCTAGGATGAACGATCTCAGTGGTGCCATTCGTCAGAGCAAGGCCAATATGGTCCACATGACTCCTTCTGTGGCCAGAGTCTTGGATGCCGACATCATTCCATCTCTGGACGTTTTAGGCCTAGGTGGCGAGGCAGTATCTGCAAGTGATGCAGCGGCTTGGAGTAAATACACAAGCTTGATCATTGCGTATGGGCCATCCGAGTGTACCGTCGGATGCACGATCAACAATACTGTTACCATCTCCACGGGCATCGGTAAAGGCGTTGGCGGCGTTACCTGGATTGTCGACCCCGATGACCACAACATCCTCATGCCAGTTGGAGCCGTTGGAGAGCTTATTATTGAGGGTCCAGTTGTTGGTGCTGGCTACCTTGATGAGCTAGAAAAAACAGCGCAGGTCTTTATCGAAGATCCAACATGGCTCAAATCTGGCTACAAGGCCTTCCCCGGTCGGCCTGGCagattatataaaacagGGGACCTAGTACGATATGAGAGCAACGGCTCTGGTTCCATAGAATTTGTGGGCAGAAAAGACCAACAGGTTAAGCTGCGTGGCCAGCGAGTCGAACTTGCAGAAGTCGAGCATCACTTACGAGCCTCTTTGCCAAACGGAATCAAGGTCGCAGCAGAGGTAATAAAGCCAGAGAATGGCGGTGCTCCTTCCCTTGTCGCCTTTCTCTCAGAATCCGCTACCGTGGGCACTTCTGGAGTAGACCCGGTCATTGTAGATCCCTCGCCGGAACTGAAAACTGTTTTGACAACAGTCAGCACTGTCATGGGTTCCAGAGTACCACGTTATATGATTCCAGCGGCTTTCGTGACTCTTCAACATATGCCTTCATTAGTGTCTGGTAAAACGGATAGGAAGAAGCTGCGTGAGATTGGGGCATCGATACCGCGCGAAATTTTCAGCCGAATGCAAGCGACtgaagctcaagaagaagaagaggcggaaactgagatggaaaagaaattGCAGCAAGCATGGCTTGAAGTACTCGGATCAGATGCAAAAATCTTCAGACAGAGCAACTTTTTTGCGCTAGGAGGCGATTCTTTGCGTGCCATGAGGCTTGTAGTTGCGGCTCGCACGAATGGAATCGCCTTGACGGTTGCTAATATATTCACGAATCCAACGTTGAGTCACATGGCGTCGAAGGCTACTCAGATCTCGGAGTCCTCTGTGGAAGACATCTCACCCTTCTCATTATTAGAAAAAGATTGGGACATGGAAAATGCGAAAAATGAGATATCTGCTCTGTGCGGCGTGGAAGCCAGCATCCTAGAAGATGCGTATCCATGTACGCCCCTCCAGGAAGCGCTCATGGCTCTATCCGCCAAGGTTAAAGAGGCGTATGTCGCTCAGAGAGTGGTGGAGCTTCAGGACACTGCTACGGCTGAGAAGCTAATCACAGCCTTCGACATCGCACAACATGATAGTCCCATATTGCGGACGCGAATCGTGCAAGTCCCTGGACGTGGTCTCATTCAAGCCATCATAAGGGGAGGATTAAATGTCTTCTCTGGAAATAATCTCGACGAATATCTAGTCAATGATAGGAATGACGCGATGGAACTAGGAAAGCCTCTTGTGCGCTATGCTATTATAAACGATGGCAAATCAGGGAAAGTGAACTTTGTGCTCACAATTCACCATGCTCTGTATGATGGCTGGTCTATGCCCTTGGTTGTCGATCGAGTAAATAAGGCCTACGAGAACCAAACAGTATCACGCCCTGCAGGATTTAAgcactttattaaatatctGGCAAACTTGGAGATGGACAAATCAGCCAATTTTTGGCGGGAACAGCTTCATGGCGCCAATCCTTCTCAATTTCCACCTCTGCCTTGGCAAGGGTATCAGCCACAATCGGACTCGTTGCTAGAGCAATATGTGCCTCTACAAGAGAAAAATGCTTCAAATGCTACTACTGCGACAATTATCCGTGCAGCTTGGGCTCTTGTGGCATCACAATACATCGGTAACACCGACGTCGTCTTCGGGGAGACGCTGACCGGTCGAAATGCACCCGTCGTTGGGTCGGAAGAGATTGAAGGGCCAATGATTACAACCGTTCCCGTGCGGGTTCAAGTAGATCGAGATATTCCTGTTTCAGACTATCTCCAAACCATCCAAGAGCAAATGGTGGACCAGATACCTCACGAGCATTTCGGCTTACAACACATACGAAAGCTCAGTCCTGATGCCTTCGACGCATGCGAGCTCCGAACAGGCTTGGTGCTGCACCCAAGTGCTGAGAGTGAAGAAGATCCTACTCAGTTCAGCCACCTCCCAGCGAGCTGTCTTGTCCCGGCTGGAGATGCAGAAGCTGCCCAAGAGGCTCTCAAGTTCAACACCTACGCGTTAATGCTGGTCTGTTCTATTGATCCGCGAGGATTCCTTGTCATGGCCAGCTTCGATTCCAAAACAGTTTCGGTAACTGTGATGCAGCGAGTCTTGGACCAGTTTCAACAAATTGCGCAGTCTTTGTGCAGAGAAAGCTCGGTCTCTGTCGGCAGTCTTCGGCCGCCCTTGACTGATGATGATATTGGGCAGCTTCAAAACGTAATTTTTGATGCAGACTTTAGTGATGCAACAAAGGAATACCCTGGCGTTCAGGCGGCCTATATTGTGGATTTCAATGATTCAAATCAACTCGTTCCAGTTTCTGCCATGGGAGAGCTTGTCATTCAGTGTTCTGAAGATCCATCTAACCTAATGGAAGTCTCTCCACCAGCTTGGCTCGAAGCAGTATTCGGCTCGAAGGTTTCCGAGCAGGGTAAACTATACAAAACCGGGCAACTGGCCAGATACGACTCAACTCGAAAGCCGGCTCGGATCAAATTAGTCGATACTACCGGTGAAAGAAACGCTGCAGCGCCACCAGCAGGAGTGATCAAGAGCCGAATTTCTGCAAGCTCCAGCAGACAACGCAAGCTTCGTAGCCTATGGGCTCGTGTGCTGCGTATGAGCGAGGACGATATTGGCCTAAACGACGGATTTTTCATTCTCGGTGGTGATTCCATTGCAGCTATGAAGCTTGTATCAGAAGCTCGGCTAGAGGGGGTCAAGTTAACCGTGGCCCAGATATTCCAGAAGAGAACGCTGTACGAAATGGCCAACGCTATGGAAGAGATAGAGAGGCCCGCATCATCTACGGACACAACTACCGTCGAGGGCGCAGAATTAGAGCCATTTTCACTGCTCAGTCTTAGAGGTGAAGACCAAAAGCAACGCTTCATTAATGATACAATCGCACCTCAGCTGTCCGATCCGGCCTGGCGCATCAGCAACGTCCTCCCTACACGCCCCTTACAGCAAATTGCCGTCAAGGGCACAACTCAGCTCCCACGCTTCTCAGCACGATACGAGCTCATGTACTTCGACAAGGCCATAGATCGTGCCAAAATGGAAGAGAGTTGTAGGCAGCTTGTCGCGCGCAACGAGATCTTGCGAACTGTATTCGCAGAGTACCAAAGTGACGGGTACGCCGTCGTCCTCGAAGAGCTCGTGCCTCATTTTGCCGAATACGCAATAGATAGCGATGACGTGGAAACGTTTGCAAAGCAGCTCTGTCAACTAGACGCTTTGACGAGAATACCACTCGGCTCGAGTTTCGTGAAATGGTTCTTAGTTGAGTCGAGCAGCCAGTCATGCCTCATCTTCCGCCTATCCCACGCCCAATACGATGAAATATGTCTCCCCATCATGCTCCAGCAACTATCAAGCCTCTACGAAGACAAACCCGTCCAGGAGACCGTTCCGTTCTCCGCCTATGTCCACAGCGTCCTTCGACAGAACCTGCCAGCAAGCATCCCCTACTGGACAGACCTCCTCTCCGGCTCCTCCCTAACCGTCCTTAAGCCTGAAATTCCCATCCAGCGTCGAAACCATTTTGCCATCCAGCAAACAGTCGACATCTCTTCACGCCTCCGCGACATCACCGTCGCCTCCCTCCCCACTGCCGCATGGGCCCTGTGCCTTGCCCGCCGCCTATCCCTCAGAGACGTCACCTTCGGCGAAGTCGTCAGCGGCCGCAACATCGACTTCCCTTACGGTGCAGCCAACGCAGTCACCGGCCCCTGCTGGCAATACATTCCCGTCCGCGTTCGCTTCCCCCCAGGCTGTACTGCCTTGGAAGTCCTCTCTGGCGTCCAGCATCAGCACATAGCCAGCTCTGCTCACGAGGGCATCAGCCTCGCTGAGATAGCAACCGTGTGCGGCACAGATTGGCTATCGACCGGCGGCTGTAGAGCTTCAGACTTGTGGTTTGATTCCGTTGTCCACCAGGACGTCGAGCACGTCGAAGAATTggcatttgctgctgcaggaagCGGCCGTTTGGAGACTGTTTACCCCCACGAAGAGCCACTGCGCGAGTGGAAGATTCAAGCATTCGTCCACGATAATAGCAACAAACTGACTCTGGAAATTGTTACTTATGAGAGCTGGGGCGGATATGCTAGAGGGTTGTTAGATGATTTGGTCACCGCCGTGGGAGTGCTGTTAAAGGATCCTCACGCCAAGCTATTTGGAAACGAATGTGAGTGA
- the SAT14 gene encoding Putative O-acetyltransferase sat14 (SMCOG1203:putative siderophore biosynthesis protein~antiSMASH:Cluster_6.5) — protein MAAASLSSIPPDQTVIKLPHPYHTEYSIQKVSSQQNGDDGAEQYQLKIKPNVSSGKKPPVELHTSKAVFTEPIDLKSSELPPHSNNSAWARARRSPGATISWDGLTERPTLAQAWMILYVLFTTRPSTESLRLELRGANAIVLGQQLKDVALATDHPLRPREKPGPSTTTDTDVVLALRATFWQGAGSPFGPRPVWCPEESPSSLPASSPLNSYPITPLQHTMTITSAGDPQDPDRSQQTWHPIRPAKPAPGAVIYSRWIPHLQETFSMVSLDWQDAEHLRLFHEWQNDPRVSQGWNETGTLEQHREYLRKMHVDPHQVAVLAKWDDEYFAYFEIYWAKEDRLGSYYDAGDFDRGRHSLVGDVRFRGPHRVSAWWSSLMHYLYLDDPRTMYVVGEPKDSNSTVVMYDLIHGFGLDKFVDLPHKRSAFVRCHRERFFQLCPLGDNEKAVGGMRIGLVPKL, from the exons atggctgctgcttctctttcttcaatACCTCCTGATCAGACTGTGATCAAGCTTCCGCATCCCTACCATACCGAATACTCCATCCAAAAAGTCTCGTCACAGCAGAATGGGGACGACGGTGCAGAACAATATCAATTGAAAATCAAGCCCAATGTCTCTTCAGGAAAGAAACCCCCCGTCGAGCTTCATACATCCAAGGCCGTCTTCACTGAGCCAATTGATCTCAAATCAAGTGAGCTGCCACCGCATTCGAACAATAGCGCCTGGGCACGCGCCAGACGATCGCCAGGCGCAACCATATCATGGGATGGTCTTACGGAGCGTCCCACGTTGGCGCAAGCGTGGATGATCCTTTACGTACTATTCACAACGCGGCCTTCTACTGAATCACTCAGACTAGAGCTAAGGGGAGCAAATGCCATTGTCCTGGGACAGCAGCTGAAGGATGTTGCGCTTGCCACGGATCATCCACTGCGCCCTCGAGAGAAGCCAGGCCCGTCTACAACTACAGATACAGATGTCGTCTTGGCTTTGCGAGCCACTTTCTGGCAAGGCGCCGGGTCTCCTTTTGGACCTCGACCTGTTTGGTGCCCTGAGGAGTCTCCTTCATCTCTGCCAGCGTCGAGCCCTCTAAACTCGTATCCCATCACTCCTCTCCAACATACAATGACCATCACCTCGGCCGGCGATCCCCAAGATCCTGATCGCAGCCAGCAGACGTGGCATCCCATTCGGCCCGCCAAGCCAGCTCCAGGCGCTGTGATCTACAGTCGATGGATCCCGCATCTACAAGAAACATTTTCGATGGTATCACTTGACTGGCAAGATGCTGAGCATTTGAGACTATTCCACGAGTGGCAAAACGATCCTCGAGTATCTCAAGGCTGGAACGAGACGGGCACTTTGGAGCAACACCGAGAGTATCTACGGAAAATGCACGTTGACCCGCATCAAGTTGCCGTTTTAGCCAAGTGGGATGACGAATACTTTGCATATTTTGAGATTTACTGGGCCAAG GAGGATCGACTCGGCAGCTATTACGATGCCGGCGACTTCGACCGTGGCCGCCATTCCCTCGTCGGCGATGTTCGTTTCCGAGGTCCGCACCGCGTGTCGGCCTGGTGGAGTAGCCTGATGCATTATCTCTACCTTGACGATCCCCGAACAATGTATGTCGTGGGCGAGCCCAAAGACAGCAACTCCACAGTCGTCATGTACGACCTCATCCATGGTTTTGGCCTGGATAAGTTTGTCGATCTGCCGCACAAGCGTAGCGCATTTGTGCGCTGCCACAGAGAGCGCTTCTTCCAGCTGTGCCCTCTGGGTGATAACGAAAAGGCGGTTGGCGGAATGAGGATTGGGCTAGTGCCAAAGTTGTAA
- the MFS2_2 gene encoding MFS siderochrome iron transporter 1 (TransMembrane:14 (i60-78o98-117i129-146o158-175i187-205o217-240i272-291o303-321i341-358o378-401i408-427o433-455i467-497o547-566i)~EggNog:ENOG41~SMCOG1005:Drug resistance transporter, EmrB/QacA~antiSMASH:Cluster_6.5), whose protein sequence is MAITQESKRDHVDGGESGKDDPDVCIGGPQDSDGGDGVDSTAQAGVQNIEAITSVWTKHALYTAFAMIWVIYFVDTMQQGATGTLTPWVTSAFQEHSLTPTVNVISSIIGGVWKLTLAKILDIFGRPQGYLISIMFTTLGLIMMAACKNVETYAAAQVFYWVGYNGLDYSLSIFLADTTSLRNRGLIFAYSSSPYIVTTWLSGPISQAFLEGPGFRWGFGSFAIITPVITSPLFFLFMYYNKKAKKLGVIRPRESRGNFYETVIHYGREFDIIGLLILSGGLAMFLLPFNIYSYQEDGWKSSLIIGLLVGGVATLIVFGIWEKFFAPITFIPYSLLMDRTVIGANILAASVFVSFYIWDSYFLSFLQVVNGLDVTESSYVAQIYSVGSCFWAILVGLIIRYTGKFKAVCLYFGVPVTILGVGLMIHFRQPDVNIGYIVMCQIFIAFAGGTIVICEQTAIMAATSHQYVAVVLAIEAMASSIGGAIGLTVSAAVWQAVFPKKLAAYLPESEQGNLTTIYGSLDAQLSYPMGSPARIAIQKAYGDSQKMMLIAATAVLSLAVVGTAMWRDIDVRKHKQVKGTVF, encoded by the exons ATGGCTATTACCCAAGAATCTAAGCGCGACCATGTCGATGGAGGAGAGTCTGGAAAAGACGATCCCGATGTCTGCATCGGCGGTCCCCAAGATTCGGATGGGGGAGATGGCGTTGACTCCACGGCGCAGGCTGGTGTGCAGAACATCGAGGCTATCACTTCCGTCTGGACAAAGCATGCGCTGTACACTGCCTTTGCCATGATCTGGGTCATTTACTTCGTTGATACCATGCAGCAAGGTGCAACTGGGACACTTACACCTTGGGTCACATCAGCCTTTCAGGAGCACTCCCTTACTCCCACTGTCAATGTGATAAGCAGCATCATAGGAGGCGTCTGGAAGTTGACTCTTGCCAAGATTCTCGACATATTTGGTCGCCCACAGGGTTACTTGATTTCCATCATGTTCACAACTCTGGGATTAATCATGATGGCCGCCTGCAAGAATGTTGAGACCTATGCTGCTGCACAAGTATTTTACTGGGTTGGCTACAATGGCTTGGATTACTCATTATCCATCTTCCTCGCTGATACAACATCTCTGCGAAATCG AGGTCTTATTTTTGCATACAGCAGCTCGCCTTATATCGTTACGACATGGCTTTCTGGCCCCATCTCTCAAGCTTTCTTGGAGGGCCCCGGTTTCCGCTGGGGCTTTGGATCTTTTGCTATCATCACTCCGGTTATCACTTCGCcacttttcttcctcttcatgtACTATAacaagaaggcaaagaagctcGGTGTGATTCGTCCACGGGAGAGCAGGGGCAATTTTTACGAAACGGTGATACACTACGGCCGAGAGTTTGATATTATTGGCCTGCTCATTCTCTCCGGTGGACTGGCAATGTTTCTCTTGCCCTTTAATATCTATTCATACCAGGAAGATGGATGGAAGTCGTCCCTAATTATCGGCCTTTTGGTTGGAGGAGTGGCCACTCTCATTGTGTTTGGAATTTGGGAGAAGTTCTTTGCGCCCATTACCTTTATTCCCTACTCGCTTCTCATGGACCGCACTGTCATCGGTGCCAACATCTTAGCTGCTTCTGTCTTCGTCAGCTTCTACATTTGGGACAGCTACTTCCTCAGTTTCCTTCAGGTGGTGAACGGTCTCGATGTCACTGAATCCAGTTATGTGGCCCAGATCTATAGCGTAGG ATCTTGCTTCTGGGCTATCCTGGTTGGCCTCATCATTCGCTATACCGGAAAATTCAAGGCTGTCTGTCTCTATTTTGGAGTTCCGGTTACTATTCTTGGAGTCGGTTTGATGATTCATTTCCGCCAGCCAGATGTCAATatag GCTACATTGTCATGTGTCAGATCTTCATTGCCTTTGCTGGTGGCACTATTGTCATCTGCGAACAAACGGCCATCATGGCAGCAACCTCTCATCAATATGTTGCCGTTGTGCTTGCTATAGAGGCCATGGCTTCATCCATTGGTGGCGCCATCGGACTGACTGTATCAGCTGCTGTCTGGCAAGCCGTCTTCCCTAAGAAGCTCGCCGCGTATCTCCCAGAGTCTGAGCAAGGAAATCTCACGACCATCTACGGCAGCTTAGATGCCCAACTGTCCTATCCGATGGGATCTCCAGCCCGTATCGCTATTCAAAAGGCCTATGGCGATAGTCAGAAAATGATGCTGATTGCTGCTACTGCCGTCTTGTCGTTGGCGGTGGTCGGTACAGCCATGTGGCGAGATATTGATGTGAGAAAGCACAAGCAGGTCAAGGGAACTGTCTTTTAA